A single window of Chloracidobacterium thermophilum B DNA harbors:
- a CDS encoding PilW family protein — protein MTTLWMYGKSPVGQLQPQPRPGVSLHLGAMQPPCRLQGWSRLQRRSPRRAVIQAGFSLVELLVVAGILTIAMAAVMGTLSLALQTNRNNSALVEANNNVRAVINFIKNDLDNVGELPLTSVFFATPDPNPRLGAPAVYVRRGFLEARGFPVGSESQAQAPDRIGDVPPLLNDGTLDTSCDILSPIQAWTTVSHGALSQGTFASPALVANQGYADTEGTPAAERYPNLRLYPGACDPTEVATAYGNGSHQLITLQVNPVPVALRVSVPDPANPGNNIVQQQIFPVEATFSAYARLDGGNLVLEPERTTSSDPDYGGSIPVGTPVNLKPDRVAPNAVKNSNPFVNPNDRLLAPRLRPYVDTLLLTYQYTPPGGGGSPLPTSTLNNLSAPTTLCVLGLVTGIQDNDIVLADNDLAGINPRWSDIIQSGVPVTITRMRLSHYFVGWDGGDSAPVLYCRQGGLLSPLAFDIENLRLNFTLVEEGAVRADGTPIQGSMFNTNDIGGPIPLPSGADPTRNPARTPLTTKTQVRLVELTVYGRTGERERALIRADAAIPDAFNRGYFHVSERTTIGLRNLVPR, from the coding sequence ATGACAACCTTGTGGATGTACGGAAAGTCACCTGTGGGACAGCTTCAGCCGCAACCGCGTCCGGGAGTCTCTCTCCACTTGGGTGCAATGCAACCTCCCTGCCGCCTGCAAGGGTGGTCACGCCTGCAACGCCGGTCACCGCGGCGGGCTGTCATCCAGGCCGGTTTTTCACTCGTCGAACTGCTTGTCGTGGCCGGCATCCTGACGATTGCCATGGCCGCCGTGATGGGCACGCTGTCGCTGGCGCTTCAGACCAACCGCAATAACTCCGCGCTGGTCGAGGCCAACAACAACGTCCGGGCCGTCATCAACTTCATCAAAAACGACCTGGACAACGTCGGCGAACTGCCGTTGACGAGTGTGTTCTTCGCCACTCCGGACCCTAACCCCCGCTTGGGTGCTCCGGCGGTTTATGTGCGCCGGGGCTTTTTGGAAGCACGCGGTTTTCCGGTGGGTTCCGAGTCCCAAGCACAAGCACCTGACCGGATCGGTGACGTGCCTCCCCTGCTGAATGACGGGACCCTCGATACGAGCTGCGACATCCTGTCACCGATTCAGGCCTGGACGACGGTCAGCCATGGTGCTCTTTCACAGGGAACGTTTGCCTCCCCGGCCCTCGTCGCCAATCAGGGTTACGCTGATACAGAGGGAACTCCAGCCGCAGAGCGGTATCCCAACCTGCGGCTTTATCCCGGTGCCTGTGACCCGACGGAAGTGGCAACGGCCTACGGCAATGGTAGCCACCAGCTCATCACCCTGCAGGTCAATCCAGTGCCGGTCGCTTTGCGTGTGTCGGTTCCCGACCCCGCCAACCCCGGCAACAACATCGTTCAGCAGCAAATCTTCCCGGTTGAAGCCACCTTCTCGGCCTATGCCCGGTTGGACGGAGGTAATCTCGTTCTAGAGCCGGAGCGGACCACGTCTTCGGACCCAGATTATGGTGGCAGTATTCCGGTTGGAACCCCTGTTAACCTCAAACCCGACCGGGTCGCCCCCAACGCCGTTAAGAACAGCAACCCTTTTGTCAACCCCAATGATCGCCTGCTGGCACCACGGTTGCGCCCATACGTGGACACCCTGCTGCTGACGTATCAGTACACGCCGCCCGGTGGCGGTGGCTCACCGCTTCCCACGTCCACCCTCAATAACTTATCGGCTCCCACGACGCTCTGCGTTCTCGGACTGGTGACCGGCATCCAGGACAACGACATCGTTCTGGCCGACAATGATCTGGCCGGTATCAATCCCAGATGGTCCGACATCATTCAGAGCGGCGTCCCGGTCACGATCACGCGCATGCGGCTGTCGCACTACTTTGTTGGCTGGGATGGGGGTGACAGCGCACCCGTGTTGTACTGCCGGCAGGGGGGACTGCTGTCGCCGCTGGCCTTTGACATCGAGAATCTGCGCTTGAACTTCACCCTGGTGGAAGAGGGCGCGGTGCGCGCCGACGGCACCCCCATTCAGGGTTCTATGTTCAATACCAACGACATCGGTGGACCGATTCCCCTCCCCAGCGGGGCAGACCCCACCAGGAATCCGGCTCGGACGCCCCTGACAACCAAAACCCAGGTGCGCCTGGTGGAATTGACGGTGTACGGACGAACCGGTGAGCGGGAGCGCGCCCTTATCAGGGCCGATGCAGCCATCCCGGACGCTTTCAACCGGGGCTACTTCCACGTCAGTGAGCGCACCACCATTGGGTTACGCAACCTGGTGCCACGATAA
- a CDS encoding pilus assembly FimT family protein, producing MAHNSRWFGRRESRQERGFSLVELLTVISVLGILAAISGILVVSYRKAVAADSAGSQLTAAIRETRALAMGQRNTYQMILFRRPGENSDGYVVIRYVNDARNVTADATTYTTTATVVSRNSLPPDYRFKRFTESGTGVLTPPATVLNLPELPFDNNTFTFLTDRCGVDIGMSGDESAILTFKSDGSIINTPPTADPTSNLKNVPFNGTIFLSCELGSPSTRSTQARAITIFGLTGRVLMWKNAGGNAPGQGIWVSGDRQATS from the coding sequence ATGGCACACAACAGTCGTTGGTTTGGTCGCCGGGAAAGTCGTCAGGAAAGAGGTTTTTCGCTTGTTGAACTACTCACCGTCATCTCGGTGCTTGGTATTCTGGCGGCGATTTCCGGCATTTTGGTTGTTTCCTACCGCAAAGCCGTCGCCGCCGACTCGGCTGGAAGTCAACTGACCGCAGCGATTCGGGAGACCCGCGCCTTGGCAATGGGGCAGCGCAACACCTATCAGATGATTCTCTTCCGTCGGCCGGGTGAAAACTCGGATGGGTATGTCGTCATCCGCTACGTCAACGACGCCCGCAATGTCACGGCTGATGCCACCACCTACACCACGACGGCGACGGTGGTGAGCCGCAACAGCCTGCCGCCGGACTACCGTTTCAAGCGTTTTACAGAAAGCGGGACGGGTGTGCTGACCCCGCCGGCCACAGTCCTGAATCTGCCTGAGCTGCCGTTCGACAACAACACCTTTACCTTTCTCACCGACCGCTGCGGCGTGGACATCGGCATGAGTGGTGATGAAAGCGCCATTCTGACCTTCAAAAGTGATGGCTCCATCATCAACACGCCACCCACGGCTGATCCGACTTCAAACCTCAAAAATGTCCCATTCAACGGTACCATCTTTCTGAGCTGTGAGCTTGGCTCTCCTAGCACCCGCAGCACCCAGGCCCGCGCCATCACCATTTTTGGACTGACGGGGCGGGTGCTGATGTGGAAGAACGCCGGCGGCAACGCCCCGGGGCAGGGCATCTGGGTCAGCGGCGACCGCCAGGCAACGAGCTGA
- a CDS encoding protein kinase domain-containing protein, which yields MKECPKCKHCFEDDLAVCPHDGATLTQSLRGSRLLDNKYQLEKCLGRGGMGAVYRAKHIHLGRTVAVKTLLQEYASTDATAVNRFQREARAANAIEHPNVVRALDFGITADGTRYIVMEYVEGRPLNEIIAREAPMPPKRILEIFRQAIAGIAAAHDLKLVHRDLKPANIMVHEPDGANNLEDLGLVLTDEPAPTSKASQMTVKVLDFGLAKILNDEILGDDHADLKTGIMGTPFYMSPEQCSSKPVDARSDIYSLGVILYQMLTKDVPFRGDSFAAIVSGHLTQPPPSIRARNPAVSPELEAVILRALAKNPANRQASVRELLAELEAAIEPKAPADASARLQTSPRLLLTTLPGNCTIEVDGDFRGKSDAQGRFELRLPPGEYRIRFTAPGWNDLARTVVMGNSDQSLEIRLTHKTTVLATAPAVGVSLSASPATGSFVPPTGSPPTHTSKLRPSTGSLPPPLAPTSPPVTPGALPTSGLNIALDTLLTIVGILAGLTAFAAFPSDPLSLRWDRTLMDGTSWWTSSAGMASVIVVPTCLLLADYVYPYRPVPFLVMVFNIFRAVYLIVVVGGTVVAALGALANHWEMPTLAWFGIRAVAIAALAFLYSRVAARRRAVIV from the coding sequence ATGAAAGAGTGTCCCAAGTGCAAACACTGCTTTGAGGATGACCTTGCGGTTTGCCCGCACGATGGGGCCACTCTCACCCAGTCCCTGCGGGGGAGCCGGCTTCTCGACAACAAGTACCAGCTTGAGAAGTGCCTTGGGCGCGGCGGGATGGGGGCGGTCTATCGCGCCAAACACATCCACCTGGGGCGCACAGTGGCGGTCAAAACGTTGCTTCAGGAATACGCCTCCACGGATGCCACCGCCGTCAACCGCTTCCAACGTGAAGCCCGGGCTGCCAACGCCATTGAACACCCCAACGTCGTGCGCGCCCTGGACTTTGGGATCACCGCTGACGGAACGCGCTACATTGTGATGGAGTACGTCGAGGGGCGGCCGCTCAACGAAATCATCGCCCGCGAAGCACCGATGCCGCCAAAGCGCATCCTCGAAATTTTCAGGCAGGCCATTGCGGGCATCGCGGCGGCTCACGATCTGAAGCTGGTTCACCGTGATCTCAAGCCCGCCAACATCATGGTTCACGAGCCGGACGGAGCGAACAACCTGGAGGATTTGGGCCTGGTTTTGACTGATGAACCGGCCCCGACTTCAAAGGCTTCACAAATGACCGTCAAGGTCCTTGACTTCGGGCTGGCCAAAATCCTCAACGATGAAATTCTGGGGGATGACCACGCCGATCTGAAGACCGGCATCATGGGAACGCCGTTTTACATGTCGCCGGAGCAGTGCTCTTCCAAGCCGGTGGATGCCCGCTCAGACATCTACAGTCTGGGGGTGATTCTCTACCAGATGCTGACCAAAGACGTGCCCTTTCGGGGAGACTCCTTTGCCGCCATCGTCTCCGGGCATCTGACCCAGCCCCCGCCAAGTATCCGGGCGCGTAATCCGGCCGTGTCCCCGGAACTGGAAGCGGTGATTCTCCGCGCCCTGGCCAAAAATCCGGCCAACCGCCAGGCGAGCGTCCGCGAACTTCTGGCTGAACTTGAGGCCGCCATTGAACCCAAAGCCCCGGCTGACGCCTCGGCACGGCTTCAGACTTCTCCACGGCTGCTCCTCACCACGCTTCCGGGCAACTGCACGATTGAAGTGGACGGCGATTTTCGCGGCAAATCCGATGCCCAAGGGCGGTTCGAGCTGCGCCTGCCGCCGGGAGAATACCGCATCCGGTTTACCGCGCCGGGCTGGAATGATCTGGCGCGGACGGTCGTCATGGGCAACAGTGACCAAAGCCTGGAAATCCGTCTGACCCACAAAACGACGGTCTTGGCAACAGCTCCGGCAGTGGGCGTGTCCCTGTCGGCCAGTCCGGCTACGGGCAGCTTTGTCCCACCGACCGGCTCACCACCTACCCACACCAGCAAGCTGCGCCCCTCCACCGGGTCCCTGCCGCCACCACTGGCGCCCACTTCTCCTCCGGTCACACCTGGCGCACTTCCGACCTCTGGACTCAACATCGCACTGGATACCCTCCTGACTATCGTGGGTATCCTGGCCGGTCTGACGGCCTTTGCTGCCTTTCCTTCCGATCCGCTCTCGCTCCGCTGGGACAGAACCCTGATGGACGGAACCTCCTGGTGGACCAGCAGTGCGGGTATGGCATCCGTAATCGTCGTGCCAACCTGTCTGTTGCTGGCCGACTATGTTTACCCCTACCGACCGGTGCCCTTCCTGGTGATGGTCTTCAACATCTTCCGGGCAGTCTACCTGATCGTCGTGGTAGGGGGGACAGTCGTGGCAGCCCTCGGCGCGCTGGCCAATCACTGGGAGATGCCCACGCTGGCCTGGTTCGGCATCCGTGCAGTGGCCATTGCGGCTTTGGCCTTCCTTTACAGCCGCGTTGCCGCCCGGCGACGCGCGGTTATTGTTTAG
- a CDS encoding glutaredoxin family protein: MKVYSTKWCTDCMLAKQFLKQRGIAFEDILLETNPSAKSYIIERLGRAAKVPVIEIGDRIFSLNPFDPNRLASELSLILSHEPSDAAGG; this comes from the coding sequence TTGAAAGTCTATTCAACCAAGTGGTGTACGGACTGCATGCTCGCCAAGCAGTTCCTCAAGCAGCGGGGGATTGCCTTCGAGGACATTCTGCTGGAGACCAATCCAAGCGCCAAATCCTACATCATCGAGCGCTTGGGACGCGCCGCCAAAGTGCCGGTCATTGAAATTGGCGACCGGATATTTTCACTCAACCCTTTTGACCCGAACCGACTTGCCTCCGAGCTGTCCCTGATCCTCTCCCACGAGCCGTCTGACGCCGCCGGTGGGTAA
- a CDS encoding GGDEF domain-containing protein, with protein MQANPLARPRQARPALVHMRGDYLGSSFRIEHAITRIGRGSDAELRLENDDEASRLHARIERLETPTGHFQYWLTDLRSTNGTQLNGIPLVPGEAVLLHDGDKFSIGRHILKFTFLDDIDEEFHRRITELITHDDLTGLLNRKSFILEMQREMARSNRYGHPFGLLMMDIDHFKRVNDTYGHLVGSQVLREVATVIRETLRDSDIAGRYGGEEYIALLPETDRLRAHEAAERIRQAIERTPFTASLNVPHHKLRLTISIGIASYPGDAAQINDLIQRADEAMYEAKRRGRNLVQTTGQSAANRATPPSLPLPPPSGDDSPTEHLTVEQPQPVKP; from the coding sequence TTGCAAGCCAACCCGCTTGCGCGTCCACGGCAGGCACGGCCGGCGCTTGTTCACATGCGTGGCGACTACCTTGGGAGTTCGTTCCGCATCGAGCACGCCATCACCCGTATTGGACGCGGCTCGGATGCCGAGCTGCGCCTCGAAAATGACGATGAGGCCTCACGGCTGCACGCCCGGATTGAGCGTCTGGAAACCCCAACCGGACACTTCCAGTACTGGCTGACAGACCTGCGCAGCACCAACGGCACGCAGCTCAACGGCATTCCGCTTGTCCCCGGTGAGGCCGTCCTGCTGCATGATGGAGACAAATTCTCCATCGGTCGCCACATTCTCAAGTTCACCTTTCTCGACGACATTGATGAGGAATTCCACCGCCGCATCACGGAACTCATCACGCACGATGACCTGACGGGTCTGCTGAACCGTAAAAGTTTCATCCTGGAGATGCAGCGTGAAATGGCCCGCTCCAACCGCTACGGGCATCCCTTTGGGCTGCTGATGATGGACATTGACCACTTCAAGCGGGTCAACGACACCTACGGGCACCTCGTCGGCAGTCAGGTGCTCCGCGAAGTCGCCACGGTCATTCGGGAAACCCTGCGGGACTCTGACATCGCCGGGCGCTATGGCGGAGAAGAATACATTGCCCTGCTGCCTGAAACCGACCGGCTGCGGGCGCACGAAGCAGCCGAGCGGATTCGGCAGGCCATTGAACGAACTCCGTTTACGGCCTCGCTCAATGTTCCACACCATAAACTTCGTCTTACCATCAGTATCGGAATTGCGAGCTACCCCGGCGATGCCGCACAGATCAACGACCTGATCCAGCGGGCGGATGAAGCGATGTATGAAGCCAAGCGCCGTGGGCGAAATCTGGTTCAGACAACCGGGCAGTCTGCGGCCAACCGCGCCACACCGCCTTCCCTGCCGTTACCGCCGCCGTCAGGTGACGACAGCCCCACAGAGCACCTCACCGTGGAACAACCGCAGCCGGTCAAGCCTTAG
- a CDS encoding M16 family metallopeptidase — MPFEQAVHRVVLPNGCVALLAEQPALPVVALYAIVAYGSRYEPESQAGLASLLGDMLDEGTAQHTAQDIALAIEATGARLNTFGGYARSGLSLTALRDDFPRLLTIAADLLRHSRFPEDRFALCQARRLAQLRSRADDARTVASDAFDALVYPGHPAGRPIVGYETTVSQLTVDDLRAAYARFFVPNNLLIAIVGDLPVAEMERRLMEVLADWEPAPDFLLPTVPPVARQTVPQEQVLPRPDKEQIHILLGHLGIHRTHPDYHALRVMDVILGDSPGMTARIPRILRDDLGLAYTTYANITSTAGVDPGRFVAYIGTSPEHQTKAIAAIRDEIERMRQEVVTPEELAAAKAYLTGSFVFNFETNAQRALFLIETEIHGLGDDYAQRYPERIDAVTAEEVLRVSQLHLNPSALTTVIAGPVSSDAGS; from the coding sequence ATGCCCTTTGAACAAGCCGTCCACCGTGTCGTTTTGCCCAATGGATGTGTCGCCCTGCTGGCGGAACAGCCTGCGCTGCCGGTCGTGGCGCTGTATGCCATCGTGGCGTATGGCTCCCGCTATGAGCCGGAGTCCCAGGCCGGGTTGGCTTCTCTGCTGGGTGACATGCTCGATGAAGGGACAGCACAACACACGGCGCAGGACATTGCGCTGGCCATTGAAGCTACGGGAGCGCGGCTCAACACGTTTGGCGGATATGCCCGCAGCGGGTTGAGTCTGACGGCGCTGCGCGATGACTTTCCACGACTGCTCACCATCGCCGCCGATCTGTTACGCCACAGCCGGTTTCCTGAAGACCGCTTCGCCCTGTGCCAGGCGCGGCGGCTGGCGCAACTTCGGTCACGGGCCGACGACGCCCGGACCGTGGCTTCCGATGCTTTCGATGCGCTGGTCTATCCTGGACACCCGGCCGGCCGGCCGATTGTCGGTTATGAAACCACGGTTTCCCAACTGACGGTGGATGATCTGCGTGCGGCTTATGCCCGGTTCTTTGTCCCGAACAACCTGCTCATTGCCATCGTGGGCGATCTGCCGGTGGCGGAAATGGAGCGCCGGCTGATGGAGGTGTTGGCCGACTGGGAACCGGCGCCGGATTTTCTGCTCCCGACTGTGCCACCGGTTGCGCGCCAGACCGTGCCCCAGGAGCAGGTGCTGCCACGCCCGGACAAGGAGCAGATTCACATCCTGCTGGGCCACCTGGGAATTCACCGGACGCACCCGGATTACCACGCCCTGCGGGTGATGGATGTCATTCTGGGGGACAGCCCCGGCATGACGGCGCGGATTCCGCGCATCCTGCGGGATGACCTGGGATTGGCTTACACAACCTATGCCAACATCACGTCCACAGCCGGGGTTGATCCCGGTCGCTTCGTGGCCTACATCGGCACTTCGCCGGAGCACCAGACGAAAGCCATCGCGGCCATTCGGGATGAAATCGAACGGATGCGGCAGGAGGTCGTGACACCTGAAGAACTGGCCGCGGCCAAGGCGTATCTGACCGGCAGCTTCGTCTTCAATTTTGAAACCAATGCCCAGCGGGCGCTGTTTTTGATTGAGACCGAAATTCACGGGTTGGGGGACGATTACGCACAGCGTTACCCTGAACGGATTGATGCGGTCACGGCGGAGGAGGTGCTGCGGGTCAGCCAGCTTCATCTCAATCCGTCGGCGCTCACCACGGTCATCGCCGGCCCGGTCAGTTCAGATGCCGGATCGTGA
- a CDS encoding M28 family metallopeptidase — translation MPFRFPPGGWLPGSTLAIITLLTACKAPSSTTIVPAAAPNRPAEQVAARENPTPFDAERAFKHIEKQVSYGPRPAGSAALGRLRAWLVEELKSYGLTVTTQPFVAKTPSKKFPILRMENVIAELPGKSPEVIIIASHYDTKYMEDQVFVGANDAGSSTAVVLELARVLAAMSPEERGFPHTLQFVFFDGEEAVVEWQDDDNTYGSRHFVERLQSTGQTKRIKAMILLDMVGDADLSIPREYQSSAWLANILHDTAHELGYGIYFPKTTHAIADDHIPFLKAGIPAVDLIDFTYGTDEVNFGPGGPENAYWHTARDTVDKLSPRSLKIVGDTVLRALPRIARAAR, via the coding sequence ATGCCCTTTCGTTTTCCCCCCGGTGGATGGCTGCCGGGAAGCACCCTGGCCATCATCACACTACTGACGGCCTGCAAGGCACCATCGAGCACCACCATTGTGCCGGCAGCCGCACCAAACCGGCCGGCCGAGCAGGTTGCTGCGCGTGAGAACCCGACGCCCTTCGATGCCGAACGCGCTTTCAAACACATTGAAAAGCAGGTCTCCTATGGCCCACGCCCGGCCGGTTCGGCGGCGCTGGGACGGTTGCGCGCCTGGCTCGTCGAAGAACTGAAAAGCTACGGCCTGACCGTGACCACGCAGCCCTTTGTCGCCAAAACCCCCTCGAAGAAGTTTCCCATCCTGCGCATGGAGAACGTCATCGCGGAGCTGCCTGGCAAAAGCCCGGAGGTCATCATCATCGCCAGCCACTACGACACCAAGTACATGGAAGACCAGGTGTTCGTCGGAGCGAATGACGCCGGCTCAAGCACGGCCGTCGTCCTCGAACTGGCGCGGGTGCTGGCGGCCATGTCGCCGGAAGAACGCGGCTTTCCCCACACGCTACAGTTTGTTTTCTTCGACGGCGAAGAGGCCGTTGTCGAGTGGCAGGACGATGACAACACCTACGGCTCCCGGCACTTTGTGGAGCGCCTTCAGTCCACGGGCCAGACAAAGCGGATCAAGGCCATGATCCTGCTGGACATGGTGGGCGATGCCGATCTGTCCATCCCCAGGGAGTATCAATCTTCGGCGTGGCTGGCGAACATTCTTCACGACACCGCGCACGAACTCGGCTACGGCATCTATTTTCCCAAAACGACCCATGCCATTGCCGATGACCATATCCCGTTTCTCAAGGCCGGGATTCCGGCCGTGGACCTGATTGACTTCACCTACGGTACGGATGAGGTCAACTTTGGGCCCGGCGGCCCTGAAAACGCCTACTGGCACACGGCGCGGGATACCGTGGACAAGCTGAGTCCGCGCAGCCTGAAAATCGTGGGCGACACGGTGCTGCGGGCGCTGCCCAGAATTGCCCGGGCGGCGCGCTAA
- a CDS encoding penicillin-binding transpeptidase domain-containing protein: MARTVSRNTRARRDYTTRATAIRRTPTRAEARTANRALRRRAEQARLAELARIRALDEQLQQATRYNIKRDDLRGEDLAIRQLALDALGDRAGTVVVMEPWTGRVLSIVNQQWAVRTPFKPCSTIKVLTGYAALQEKLTTADEIILAGSRSWTLRTAMAQSNNEYFQVLAHRLGFERFLFYAGQAGFGRKTGINLPGETSGVIPRHPPADLGRMGSHGDGFGVTAVQLAAFISAIANGGTLYRPQVLRSPQEVARFKPLPVRTLPLTEDIRRDLLAGLVSAVERGTARRSGAAALGVAGKTGSCNCDFSPRTRVGLFVSFVDAPGKPGLLVTVITKGSMARGSSASVIAGSIYRGAEVASRTAFRRRVAPSTEEPAETPDVSEEETND; the protein is encoded by the coding sequence GTGGCGCGCACAGTCTCCCGCAACACCAGAGCACGCCGGGATTACACCACCCGTGCCACCGCCATCCGCCGGACGCCCACCCGGGCCGAAGCACGGACCGCAAACCGCGCCCTGCGCCGCCGGGCCGAGCAGGCGCGTCTGGCAGAACTGGCCCGCATCCGCGCCCTGGATGAACAACTCCAACAAGCAACCCGGTACAACATCAAACGGGATGACCTGCGCGGGGAAGACCTGGCCATTCGCCAGTTGGCGCTCGACGCACTCGGCGACCGGGCCGGGACAGTCGTTGTCATGGAACCGTGGACGGGCCGGGTGCTCAGCATCGTCAACCAGCAGTGGGCCGTGCGGACCCCCTTCAAACCGTGCTCCACCATCAAGGTGCTGACCGGATACGCAGCCCTTCAGGAAAAGCTCACCACCGCCGATGAAATCATCCTAGCTGGCAGCCGGAGCTGGACGCTGCGGACGGCGATGGCGCAATCCAACAACGAATACTTTCAGGTACTGGCGCACCGGCTTGGCTTTGAGCGCTTCCTGTTTTATGCCGGGCAGGCCGGTTTTGGACGGAAAACCGGCATCAACCTGCCCGGCGAAACCAGCGGCGTCATTCCGCGTCACCCGCCAGCCGATTTGGGACGCATGGGCAGCCACGGAGACGGCTTTGGTGTCACCGCCGTGCAGCTTGCCGCCTTCATCAGTGCCATCGCCAACGGCGGCACCCTGTACCGTCCCCAGGTTTTACGTAGCCCACAGGAAGTGGCCCGCTTCAAACCCCTTCCCGTTCGGACGCTGCCCCTGACCGAAGACATCCGCCGCGATCTGCTGGCCGGACTGGTCAGTGCCGTCGAGCGCGGTACGGCGCGGCGGTCCGGCGCGGCGGCGCTGGGCGTCGCCGGAAAGACCGGAAGCTGCAACTGTGACTTCAGCCCGCGCACCCGCGTCGGCTTGTTCGTGTCATTTGTGGATGCGCCCGGCAAGCCGGGGCTGCTCGTGACCGTCATCACGAAGGGTTCAATGGCCCGTGGCTCCAGCGCTTCGGTGATTGCCGGCTCCATTTACCGTGGGGCGGAGGTTGCCAGCCGCACGGCTTTCCGGCGGCGGGTTGCACCTTCAACCGAAGAACCGGCTGAAACACCTGATGTGTCTGAAGAAGAAACCAACGACTGA
- the rpsU gene encoding 30S ribosomal protein S21 — protein sequence MAIVEVAPNESIDSALRRFKRMVQREGIIADVKRHRFFIPPGEKRRLKSELARKRQRSSMRKRRMD from the coding sequence ATGGCCATCGTCGAAGTCGCGCCGAATGAATCCATTGACAGCGCGCTGCGGCGCTTCAAGCGGATGGTGCAGCGCGAGGGCATCATTGCCGATGTCAAGCGGCATCGTTTCTTCATCCCACCAGGGGAGAAACGGCGGCTCAAGTCTGAGCTGGCCCGCAAGCGGCAACGTTCCAGCATGCGCAAGCGTCGGATGGATTGA